Proteins from a single region of Companilactobacillus farciminis KCTC 3681 = DSM 20184:
- the groES gene encoding co-chaperone GroES: MLKPLGDRVIVTVDKEEEKTVGGIVLANNAKEKPQTAEVVAVGAGLVTDDGKTVPMNVKKGDKVLFDKYAGSTVKYEDNEYLILHEKDIMAIVD; encoded by the coding sequence TTGTTAAAACCACTTGGAGATAGAGTCATTGTAACAGTCGATAAAGAAGAAGAAAAGACAGTTGGTGGTATTGTTTTAGCTAACAATGCTAAAGAAAAGCCACAAACAGCTGAAGTTGTTGCTGTCGGTGCTGGATTAGTTACTGATGATGGCAAGACAGTACCTATGAACGTTAAGAAGGGTGACAAAGTTCTTTTTGACAAGTATGCAGGCTCAACAGTTAAGTATGAAGACAATGAATATTTAATCCTTCATGAAAAAGATATCATGGCAATCGTTGACTAA
- a CDS encoding CPBP family intramembrane glutamic endopeptidase: protein MLSITGSAYFLTITLGSLIATGVMIYLVKLSGPLPFEKKSDLNHDLQWIILGTVGAIVVQFGIGFLDQLVFHASTNSQNTIGLLLMVKEYPYYFLYVMIAAPIMEEIIFRRVFFANLIKPTNIYIAAIISAVIFAFMHQDTRFLVYVAMGLWFAFIYYKSKNIYVSAGSHIIMNAIVLTMSIA from the coding sequence ATGCTCTCTATCACGGGCTCAGCGTATTTTCTTACTATTACCCTAGGTTCACTTATCGCAACTGGTGTGATGATCTACTTAGTTAAATTAAGCGGTCCACTACCTTTTGAAAAAAAATCTGACCTCAATCACGATTTACAGTGGATCATCTTGGGTACGGTCGGTGCCATCGTAGTTCAATTCGGAATCGGCTTTTTAGATCAACTAGTCTTTCATGCCAGCACTAATTCGCAAAATACGATTGGCTTGCTGTTGATGGTCAAAGAATATCCTTACTATTTCCTTTACGTTATGATTGCTGCTCCGATAATGGAGGAAATCATCTTCAGACGAGTATTCTTCGCCAACTTGATCAAACCTACTAATATTTACATTGCTGCAATTATTTCGGCAGTTATCTTTGCTTTCATGCATCAAGATACGAGATTCTTAGTTTATGTCGCTATGGGATTGTGGTTTGCTTTTATTTATTACAAGTCAAAAAATATCTACGTCAGCGCCGGTAGTCACATCATTATGAATGCCATCGTTTTGACCATGAGTATCGCCTAA
- a CDS encoding redox-sensing transcriptional repressor Rex: MTKTTVPNATIKRLPIYYRYFQFLKDEGTKKISSGELSEGVKIDSATIRRDFSYLGALGKRGYGYDVNDLVTFFKKLLNQDKRTNVALVGVGNLGNALLNYNFSRTNNVRIAAAFDINKEIVGTVKSGVPVYDISELKEQLHLQQIDVCILTVSSNAAQTTADLLADAGVRGILNFTPVIINVPSSIRVHYVDLANELQTLIFFLDRDKSMTEEIE, encoded by the coding sequence ATGACAAAAACAACAGTTCCAAACGCAACAATAAAGCGTTTACCAATTTATTATCGTTACTTCCAATTTCTCAAGGATGAGGGTACAAAAAAAATCTCCTCTGGTGAATTATCAGAAGGGGTTAAGATAGATAGTGCTACAATTAGACGTGACTTCTCATATCTAGGTGCACTTGGCAAGCGTGGCTATGGCTACGATGTAAACGATTTAGTAACGTTCTTTAAGAAGTTATTGAATCAAGACAAACGTACCAACGTCGCTTTAGTTGGGGTCGGTAATTTAGGTAACGCCTTACTAAATTATAACTTTTCTCGGACAAATAATGTTCGAATTGCAGCAGCTTTTGATATTAATAAAGAAATTGTCGGTACAGTCAAGAGTGGAGTTCCCGTTTACGATATTAGTGAACTAAAGGAACAACTCCACTTGCAACAGATCGACGTCTGCATTTTGACAGTTTCTTCAAATGCTGCGCAAACAACAGCCGACTTGTTAGCTGATGCTGGAGTTCGTGGAATCTTGAACTTTACGCCGGTTATTATCAACGTGCCAAGCAGTATTCGCGTTCACTATGTCGATTTGGCAAACGAATTGCAAACGTTGATTTTCTTCTTGGACCGTGATAAGTCAATGACTGAAGAAATAGAATAA
- the manA gene encoding mannose-6-phosphate isomerase, class I: MSEPLFLKPVFHEKLWGGRKLETEFGYNIPDGTIGECWAISGHPHGKEQVVNGEFAGQILADLWNDHKELFGNPKGKVFPLLTKILDANASLSVQVHPDNEYAEKHEHELGKTECWYIIDAEPGSYLIYGHNAKNKAELDQMIESGDWDHLLRKVPVKKGEFYYVPSGTVHALNKGIMVLETQQSSDTTYRLYDYDRVDKTTGKKRDLHIKQSEDTITVPHKDPKLDIQSKEVGKNKFTTFVQPPISPFFSVYHWEIKEPVQLHHQIGKYTLISVLNGEGKITADGKDYDLKKGTHLIVPATINEWTLSGDLDIIASESGEN; this comes from the coding sequence ATGAGTGAACCATTATTTTTAAAACCCGTCTTTCATGAGAAACTCTGGGGTGGAAGAAAACTAGAAACAGAATTTGGCTACAACATTCCTGATGGAACAATTGGTGAATGCTGGGCAATTTCTGGACATCCACATGGTAAAGAACAAGTCGTAAATGGCGAGTTTGCTGGTCAAATCCTTGCCGATCTATGGAATGACCACAAAGAATTATTCGGTAATCCTAAGGGCAAAGTATTTCCACTTCTAACAAAGATTTTGGATGCAAATGCTAGCCTATCAGTTCAAGTTCATCCTGACAACGAATATGCTGAAAAGCACGAACACGAGCTAGGCAAGACAGAATGCTGGTACATCATTGATGCAGAACCAGGTTCATACTTGATTTATGGTCACAATGCTAAGAACAAAGCTGAACTCGACCAAATGATCGAATCAGGCGACTGGGATCACTTATTAAGAAAAGTTCCTGTTAAGAAAGGTGAATTCTACTACGTACCAAGTGGTACAGTTCACGCCTTGAACAAGGGAATCATGGTCTTAGAAACACAACAAAGCAGTGATACAACTTATCGTTTGTATGACTATGACCGTGTCGACAAGACTACTGGTAAGAAACGTGATCTTCACATCAAACAATCAGAAGACACAATCACAGTACCTCACAAAGATCCAAAACTAGATATTCAATCTAAAGAAGTTGGCAAGAACAAGTTTACAACCTTCGTTCAACCACCAATCTCACCATTCTTCTCAGTTTATCACTGGGAAATCAAAGAACCAGTTCAATTGCACCACCAAATTGGTAAGTACACATTGATCTCAGTTCTAAACGGTGAAGGTAAGATCACTGCTGACGGTAAAGACTATGACTTGAAGAAAGGTACACACTTGATTGTTCCTGCAACAATCAACGAGTGGACTTTGTCAGGTGATTTGGATATTATCGCTTCAGAATCTGGTGAAAACTAA
- the groL gene encoding chaperonin GroEL (60 kDa chaperone family; promotes refolding of misfolded polypeptides especially under stressful conditions; forms two stacked rings of heptamers to form a barrel-shaped 14mer; ends can be capped by GroES; misfolded proteins enter the barrel where they are refolded when GroES binds), with the protein MAKQIKFSEDARSKMMDGVNKLADTVKTTIGPKGRNVVLEKNYGSPEITNDGVTIAKSIELEDHFENMGAKLVSEVASKTNDIAGDGTTTATVLTQAIVKEGMKNVTAGANPVGIRTGIEKATNAAVDELHKISHKVSGKNDIAQVASVSSASEETGKLIADAMEKVGNDGVITIEESKGIDTTLDVVEGMQFDRGYISQYMVTDNDKMEADLDNPYILITDKKISNIQDILPLLQKIVQQGKALLIIADDIDGEALPTLVLNKIRGTFNVVAVKAPGFGDRRKAQLEDIATLTGGTVITSDLGLELKDTTMDQLGQAGKVTVTKDNTTIVEGSGNKDAINERVDLLKKQISESTSDFDKEKLQERLAKLAGGVAVVKVGAATETELKERKYRIEDALNATRAAVEEGYVAGGGTALMNVLGKVKELKAEGDVQTGINIVARALEEPLRQIAENAGYEGSVIVEHIKNQENEIGFNAATDKWENMVEAGIIDPTKVTRSALQNAASVASLLLTTEAVVADKPEPKDNNAAPAAGNPAAGGMGGMM; encoded by the coding sequence ATGGCAAAACAAATTAAGTTTTCAGAAGATGCACGTTCAAAGATGATGGACGGTGTTAACAAATTAGCTGACACAGTTAAGACAACAATCGGACCTAAGGGTAGAAACGTTGTTCTTGAAAAGAATTACGGTTCACCAGAAATCACAAACGATGGTGTTACAATCGCCAAGAGCATCGAACTAGAAGACCACTTTGAAAACATGGGTGCAAAGCTAGTTTCTGAAGTAGCTTCAAAGACAAATGACATTGCCGGTGACGGTACTACTACAGCTACTGTTTTGACACAAGCAATCGTTAAAGAAGGTATGAAGAACGTTACAGCCGGTGCTAACCCTGTTGGTATCAGAACTGGTATCGAAAAGGCTACAAACGCTGCAGTTGATGAACTTCACAAGATTTCACACAAGGTTTCAGGCAAGAATGATATTGCTCAAGTAGCTTCAGTTTCATCAGCTAGTGAAGAAACAGGTAAGTTGATCGCTGACGCCATGGAAAAAGTTGGTAACGATGGTGTTATCACAATTGAAGAATCAAAGGGTATCGATACAACTCTAGACGTTGTTGAAGGTATGCAATTTGATCGTGGATACATTTCACAATACATGGTTACAGATAACGACAAGATGGAAGCTGACCTCGACAATCCTTACATCTTGATCACAGACAAGAAGATTTCAAACATCCAAGATATCTTGCCATTACTACAAAAGATTGTTCAACAAGGTAAGGCATTGCTTATCATTGCTGATGATATTGATGGTGAAGCATTACCAACACTTGTTTTGAACAAGATTCGTGGTACATTCAACGTCGTTGCTGTTAAGGCTCCTGGCTTTGGTGACCGTCGTAAGGCTCAACTAGAAGATATCGCTACATTAACTGGTGGTACAGTTATTACTTCTGATCTTGGTCTTGAACTAAAAGACACAACAATGGATCAATTAGGCCAAGCTGGTAAGGTTACTGTTACAAAGGACAACACAACAATCGTTGAAGGTTCAGGTAACAAGGATGCTATCAACGAACGTGTTGACCTATTGAAGAAACAAATTTCTGAATCAACATCAGACTTCGACAAAGAAAAATTACAAGAACGTCTAGCTAAATTAGCTGGTGGTGTTGCTGTTGTTAAAGTCGGTGCTGCTACTGAAACAGAACTAAAAGAACGCAAATACAGAATTGAAGATGCTCTAAATGCTACACGTGCCGCTGTTGAAGAAGGCTACGTTGCTGGTGGTGGTACAGCTTTGATGAATGTACTTGGCAAGGTTAAAGAATTAAAGGCTGAAGGCGACGTTCAAACAGGTATCAACATCGTTGCCCGTGCTTTGGAAGAACCATTACGTCAAATAGCTGAAAACGCTGGTTACGAAGGTTCAGTTATCGTTGAACACATCAAGAACCAAGAAAACGAAATTGGTTTCAACGCTGCTACTGACAAGTGGGAAAACATGGTTGAAGCCGGAATCATCGACCCAACTAAGGTAACACGTTCAGCACTACAAAATGCTGCCAGTGTTGCATCACTATTGTTGACAACAGAAGCAGTTGTTGCTGACAAGCCAGAACCAAAGGATAACAATGCTGCACCCGCTGCTGGTAACCCTGCTGCCGGTGGTATGGGCGGTATGATGTAA
- a CDS encoding cation:dicarboxylate symporter family transporter translates to MQKQKFFRISLGWQIIIGLILGIILGQLFYQNKAAIQVMQNIGTMFISMIQMIVLPIVISCLTVGIANMGDIKKLGRIGLKTLIYFEIMTTIAIIIGIIVANVTHPGTFIDIHSLKGSDISQYTATAKTAKHSGIWSILMSIIPTNIFASLGKGDMLPIIFFSVLFGLGTASIGKQGKIIVDVLNAVANVMFKVTNWVMRLAPIGVCALIGVTVGEMGFSSLKPLLLFIVIAYATMAFFVFVVMAGVGHLFHVRFYEMFRIIENEVTLAFTTASSEAALPKMMEKMQDYGSSKGIVSFVIPTGYTFNLDGSAIYQSLAALFLAQAYNIHLSLGQQITLVVVLMLTSKGMAGVPGASFVVLLATVSTIGVPMQGLTFIAGIDRLVDMGRTAVNVVGNSLATVIIAKSEHEFDEDKREKYVASYKRGD, encoded by the coding sequence TTGCAAAAGCAAAAGTTTTTCCGGATAAGCTTAGGTTGGCAAATCATCATTGGTTTGATCCTAGGTATTATTTTGGGGCAGTTATTCTATCAGAATAAGGCTGCCATTCAAGTTATGCAAAACATTGGTACGATGTTTATCTCCATGATTCAAATGATCGTTTTACCAATCGTTATTTCCTGTTTGACCGTTGGTATCGCCAATATGGGTGATATTAAGAAACTTGGTCGGATTGGATTAAAAACTTTAATTTATTTCGAAATTATGACAACAATAGCGATTATTATTGGTATTATCGTCGCTAATGTTACTCATCCCGGTACCTTTATTGACATTCATAGTCTAAAAGGTTCGGATATTAGTCAATATACTGCGACGGCAAAAACTGCCAAACATTCGGGTATTTGGTCAATCTTGATGAGTATCATTCCAACAAATATCTTTGCCTCGCTTGGAAAAGGCGATATGTTGCCAATTATCTTCTTCTCTGTATTGTTCGGATTAGGAACGGCTTCAATTGGTAAACAAGGTAAGATTATCGTTGATGTTTTAAACGCTGTCGCTAACGTTATGTTCAAAGTAACTAACTGGGTTATGCGTTTAGCTCCAATTGGTGTCTGTGCTTTGATCGGTGTTACAGTTGGTGAGATGGGCTTTAGTTCCCTCAAGCCATTATTGTTATTCATTGTGATTGCTTATGCGACAATGGCATTTTTCGTCTTTGTCGTCATGGCTGGTGTGGGACATTTGTTCCACGTTAGATTTTATGAAATGTTCAGAATTATTGAAAATGAAGTTACTTTAGCTTTTACGACCGCTAGTTCGGAAGCTGCTCTACCTAAGATGATGGAAAAGATGCAAGATTATGGTTCTTCAAAAGGAATCGTTTCATTCGTTATTCCAACGGGTTATACTTTTAACCTTGATGGTTCTGCCATTTATCAATCACTAGCTGCTTTGTTCTTGGCTCAAGCCTACAATATCCACTTATCTCTTGGGCAACAAATTACCCTTGTAGTGGTATTGATGTTAACATCTAAGGGGATGGCCGGAGTGCCAGGTGCATCATTTGTTGTGCTACTAGCCACAGTTTCAACAATTGGTGTTCCAATGCAAGGTTTGACCTTCATTGCTGGTATTGACCGTCTCGTAGATATGGGACGTACTGCTGTTAACGTTGTTGGTAATTCACTAGCAACTGTTATTATTGCTAAGAGTGAGCATGAGTTCGATGAGGACAAAAGAGAGAAGTATGTCGCATCCTACAAGCGTGGAGACTAA
- a CDS encoding isopeptide-forming domain-containing fimbrial protein, whose product MKGYQAIPKVFLLVFTALLMVLTFNITNTKAITKTDVLAAEQVMRKYDGISSWRLIDNVATNQYGSIPIGGNVSLGYAFGAARDANGNVKAGDKTITLRSNYDFSTGIPHITNSKINIFLIDNGKYYGILHQGDKSYVGGNPENASISSIDFALLENSNTSSPFYDGMNLLTNASQIDSSYKTYKLFYTANDKNGRKVFKLVGYFSKKNVYFEIVLRPSPSGSPVVQRELYVYNAESTTAKFQTFYGEDTGLNPDNDDNSSVDNVPMFAIGGGLGLYIESGLTNSESKLFITNNIDGGFKDFMGRVLANPDNWSIKGKDNNKAEIASPKLPVVTDDNHSSSLDGDTNAKADQNLLIGKSNSGQEYKIIDGSGKQDTSYILRWPYTSLAPGGVAKYVSNIGATVKPYAIPTVKKTYKNLTSKDGTNNVGDKLHFTLSVRNDGYGSNWIISKIKDDLPKGLTIDPNSALINESGTGIDYNPNTGVTDGATATYEFDATINNKAPIYAPNGILTNTVQFTGYNKGFSDTRTYEDSVDIPIEIPNYSYDFTHQVRNITADPNSNFSDTVDATTGDTLEIKSVFTASVATDNRTRYVNNINTGYTSKDKLQLVPGSVTLNGAGQSDSIFNGIYPPVTPANQSNTFIFHVKVNSNIEETIENYAQLLDATNFLTGESLYIDPSNSIYINVHPPVPTTSFIEVPELIDFGSINSTGTEKMLTNKQTKGNLIVSHSAETPYQVLVSYDNNSDQALANGDDKLIQDDGLSLLLDNSSNEAVDDWEPLSTTGIPINNQEFVGSDEPLDLTKYVVLDKWKLRVPSTATSGQYSGQVTWTIADTPIE is encoded by the coding sequence ATGAAAGGTTATCAAGCAATTCCCAAGGTATTTTTACTTGTTTTTACAGCTTTATTGATGGTTTTAACTTTTAATATTACTAATACTAAAGCTATTACAAAGACAGACGTACTAGCGGCAGAACAAGTCATGCGTAAATATGATGGAATTAGTAGTTGGCGGCTCATAGACAACGTGGCTACTAACCAATACGGATCCATCCCAATCGGTGGTAACGTCTCATTAGGTTACGCTTTTGGTGCTGCTCGTGACGCAAACGGAAATGTTAAAGCAGGCGACAAAACTATTACTTTGAGAAGTAATTACGACTTTAGTACAGGTATTCCTCATATCACAAATTCTAAAATAAATATTTTCCTAATAGACAATGGGAAATATTACGGTATTTTGCATCAAGGTGACAAATCTTATGTTGGTGGAAATCCAGAAAATGCTTCTATATCATCAATTGATTTTGCACTGCTTGAAAATAGTAATACCTCAAGTCCTTTTTATGACGGTATGAATCTTTTAACTAATGCAAGTCAGATAGACTCTTCTTATAAGACGTACAAATTATTTTATACGGCTAATGATAAGAACGGAAGAAAAGTATTCAAACTAGTTGGATATTTTAGCAAAAAAAATGTCTACTTTGAAATTGTCTTGAGACCATCTCCAAGTGGCTCACCCGTCGTGCAACGTGAATTATATGTTTACAATGCTGAAAGCACAACCGCTAAATTCCAAACCTTCTATGGCGAAGATACTGGTTTGAATCCTGACAATGACGACAATAGTTCAGTTGATAACGTTCCTATGTTTGCTATCGGTGGCGGTTTAGGTTTATACATTGAAAGTGGTTTAACAAATTCTGAATCAAAACTATTCATCACTAATAATATTGATGGTGGATTTAAAGATTTCATGGGTAGAGTTCTAGCAAATCCAGATAACTGGAGCATTAAGGGAAAAGATAACAATAAAGCTGAAATTGCTTCTCCAAAACTTCCAGTAGTAACAGATGATAATCATTCTTCCAGCTTAGACGGTGATACCAATGCTAAAGCCGATCAAAACTTATTAATAGGAAAAAGCAATTCTGGTCAAGAGTACAAGATCATTGATGGTAGTGGAAAACAAGATACTTCGTATATTTTAAGATGGCCTTATACTTCCCTAGCACCAGGAGGCGTAGCAAAATATGTTTCAAATATCGGTGCTACTGTTAAACCTTATGCCATTCCAACTGTTAAAAAAACCTACAAGAACTTAACTTCTAAAGATGGAACTAATAATGTAGGCGATAAATTACATTTTACTCTGTCAGTAAGAAATGACGGTTATGGTTCTAATTGGATAATTTCTAAAATCAAAGATGACTTGCCAAAGGGCTTAACCATCGATCCTAATAGTGCTCTGATAAATGAAAGTGGAACTGGAATTGATTACAACCCTAATACTGGCGTTACTGATGGTGCAACTGCAACTTATGAATTTGACGCCACTATCAATAATAAAGCTCCCATTTATGCACCTAATGGAATACTCACTAATACGGTTCAATTCACTGGTTACAATAAAGGCTTCAGTGATACTAGAACTTATGAAGATAGTGTCGATATTCCTATTGAAATCCCAAATTACAGTTATGATTTTACTCACCAAGTACGTAACATCACTGCTGATCCTAACAGTAATTTCTCCGATACTGTAGACGCTACTACTGGAGATACACTTGAAATTAAATCTGTCTTCACAGCTAGTGTTGCAACTGATAATAGAACTCGATATGTTAACAACATCAATACTGGATACACTTCAAAAGATAAATTACAATTAGTTCCTGGTAGTGTAACTTTGAACGGTGCGGGACAATCAGACTCTATTTTTAATGGAATATATCCGCCTGTCACTCCTGCTAATCAATCGAATACATTTATTTTCCACGTTAAAGTAAATAGTAATATTGAAGAAACTATTGAGAATTACGCTCAACTTCTAGATGCTACAAACTTTTTGACAGGTGAATCTTTGTATATTGACCCTTCAAATTCCATCTATATTAACGTTCATCCCCCTGTTCCAACAACTTCCTTCATCGAAGTCCCAGAACTAATCGACTTCGGCAGCATCAACTCCACTGGTACCGAAAAGATGCTGACAAATAAGCAAACTAAAGGAAATCTCATTGTCAGTCACAGCGCCGAAACCCCATATCAAGTTTTAGTCAGCTACGACAATAACAGTGATCAAGCTCTGGCTAATGGAGACGACAAATTGATTCAAGATGATGGCCTATCCTTATTGCTCGACAATAGTTCCAATGAAGCAGTCGATGATTGGGAACCATTATCTACAACGGGAATTCCCATCAACAATCAAGAGTTCGTTGGCTCTGATGAACCACTAGACCTTACTAAATATGTCGTTTTAGATAAATGGAAACTAAGAGTTCCTAGCACGGCAACATCAGGTCAATACAGTGGTCAAGTAACTTGGACGATTGCTGACACACCAATTGAATAG
- a CDS encoding DUF11 domain-containing protein, with protein sequence MRDYKTIPKLFLLFFTALLMVLTFNTTTVKALNQTDLENAEKVMRKYDGINNWQLKSYSPSNDYDTIPIGGNISIGYAFGSVRDANGNVKAGDNTITKASTVGNINGAPTVNNSKINIFLDYNGKYYGILHQNKDAYVGGSNPGAASDTSIDFAFPTGNSDSYFYKDMNLLYKLSVFDSSSNSSKLFYVGTDSNKKKVFKLVGYYGPKDVYVEIVLRPSPSGSPVIQRELYVYNGGSSTAQIQPFYGEDTGLNPNNDDQTVDNVPMFAIGGGQGLYLLSGSNYNPASKLFVTNNVDGGFQDFMGRVLTNPTNWGVKGKVNNTGSNISDPSLPWVAKPSSSQVGDTKADADADLLKGSNYGREYDIVDGNGKQDTAYTLRWPQENLEVGQVNKYVSNIGATISGYAIPNVKKTYTNATSTDGKNHVGDKLNFTLTVRNDGYNSNWQLTRILDELPKGLTIDPNSVNTSMANGDTIDFNPGASIPDKASTKYTFSATINNQAPYYLTDGKLTNTAKFTGNNKGQSDSKTYEASVDIPVETPTFKYRFTKQVRNNTNDPNGAFASQTTAKQGDIIDYEVQFISNGTSNVTGGNFKDDLPAGLELVPGSVALNGVKQNDLNFSLGTLSNTITNKITFQAKVTAIDATTASNTAYMTNIITNTGQQYSKIQTEAPAIVNIEVAPQTTSFVEVPTSIDFGSVNMTDSERILPNVKTTGNLIINHTAETPFQVSVSYDNNNAPLTNGSDKLINDNDDAMFFHQASNESNNWRTVSTSPVPIKSEGFSGQMLNQSLNDFIGAKKWKLRVPANSKSGKYTGQVTWTIADTIN encoded by the coding sequence AGAGATTATAAGACGATTCCCAAACTATTCTTGCTCTTTTTTACAGCTTTGTTGATGGTTTTAACTTTTAATACCACAACTGTCAAAGCTCTTAATCAAACCGATCTTGAAAATGCCGAAAAAGTCATGCGTAAGTATGATGGTATTAATAATTGGCAACTCAAATCCTATAGTCCATCCAATGATTATGACACGATACCTATAGGTGGCAATATTTCAATTGGATACGCATTTGGTTCAGTACGTGATGCTAATGGTAATGTCAAAGCTGGCGATAATACTATTACAAAGGCCAGTACTGTTGGTAACATCAATGGCGCGCCCACAGTTAATAATTCTAAAATCAATATTTTTCTAGACTATAATGGTAAATATTATGGAATTCTCCATCAAAATAAAGATGCCTATGTTGGTGGAAGTAATCCAGGCGCCGCATCAGATACTTCAATTGACTTTGCGTTTCCTACAGGTAATAGTGATTCATATTTTTATAAAGATATGAACCTCCTTTATAAATTATCAGTATTTGATTCATCAAGTAATAGTAGCAAATTATTTTATGTTGGGACTGATTCTAATAAGAAAAAAGTCTTCAAATTAGTTGGTTACTATGGTCCTAAAGATGTTTACGTAGAAATAGTTTTAAGACCTTCACCTTCTGGATCACCTGTTATACAACGTGAATTGTATGTCTATAATGGTGGGTCTAGTACTGCTCAAATTCAACCCTTTTATGGTGAAGATACAGGATTAAATCCTAATAATGATGATCAAACGGTTGATAATGTCCCTATGTTCGCTATTGGTGGTGGACAAGGGCTTTATCTACTAAGTGGTTCTAATTACAATCCGGCTTCCAAGCTATTCGTTACAAACAACGTTGATGGCGGTTTCCAAGATTTTATGGGTAGAGTTTTGACAAATCCTACCAATTGGGGTGTCAAAGGGAAGGTTAACAATACTGGTTCTAATATTAGCGATCCCAGTTTACCTTGGGTTGCAAAGCCCTCATCAAGTCAAGTTGGTGATACAAAAGCTGATGCTGATGCTGATTTACTAAAAGGTTCGAACTATGGTCGTGAATACGATATCGTCGATGGTAATGGTAAGCAAGATACCGCTTATACATTAAGATGGCCACAAGAGAATCTAGAGGTTGGTCAAGTCAATAAATACGTTTCCAACATCGGTGCAACAATCTCAGGTTATGCTATCCCAAACGTCAAAAAGACTTACACTAATGCAACCTCAACTGATGGTAAAAATCACGTCGGAGATAAATTAAACTTCACGTTAACTGTCAGAAACGATGGTTACAATTCAAATTGGCAACTAACTAGAATATTAGATGAATTACCAAAAGGTTTAACAATTGACCCTAATTCCGTGAACACTTCCATGGCTAATGGCGACACAATTGACTTTAACCCCGGAGCTTCTATTCCTGATAAAGCTTCGACCAAATATACTTTCAGTGCCACAATCAATAATCAAGCTCCTTATTATTTGACTGATGGAAAATTAACTAATACAGCAAAATTCACTGGTAACAATAAGGGACAAAGCGATTCAAAGACTTATGAAGCTAGTGTCGACATCCCCGTTGAGACGCCAACCTTCAAATATCGTTTCACTAAACAAGTTAGAAATAATACCAATGATCCAAACGGTGCCTTTGCTAGTCAAACAACTGCTAAACAAGGCGACATCATCGACTACGAAGTTCAATTCATCAGTAATGGTACTTCCAATGTAACTGGTGGTAACTTCAAAGATGACTTACCTGCTGGACTAGAACTAGTTCCTGGTAGTGTGGCCTTAAATGGTGTTAAACAAAATGATTTGAATTTCTCACTCGGGACTTTATCCAACACTATAACTAACAAGATAACTTTTCAGGCTAAAGTCACAGCAATCGATGCTACTACGGCCTCCAATACAGCCTATATGACCAATATAATCACTAATACCGGTCAACAATACAGCAAAATTCAAACTGAAGCACCCGCAATCGTCAATATCGAAGTGGCACCGCAGACGACTTCATTCGTGGAAGTTCCTACTAGTATCGACTTCGGTAGTGTCAATATGACCGATTCAGAACGGATTTTACCCAATGTCAAAACTACCGGTAATTTGATTATCAATCATACCGCTGAAACACCTTTCCAAGTCAGCGTCAGTTACGACAACAACAATGCACCTTTAACTAATGGCAGTGACAAGTTGATCAATGACAATGACGACGCCATGTTCTTCCACCAAGCTAGCAATGAATCCAACAATTGGAGAACCGTCTCGACATCCCCTGTTCCAATCAAATCAGAAGGATTCTCCGGTCAAATGTTGAATCAATCATTGAATGACTTTATTGGTGCCAAGAAATGGAAATTAAGAGTTCCCGCCAACAGTAAATCTGGGAAATACACGGGTCAAGTAACTTGGACGATTGCCGATACAATCAATTAA